acattatatatggaaaaagacacatttgttattaattttaaactaataacacattttctttataacataaaaaaaaacacaattATTTTAGACTAGAACAACATACATGTAATAAAAGTtaccatttttcatttcaaatataaattataacactttagtaaaattatatatgtagcattgttgtatatttacttaacgctcaaacatatatttttcatatagttctacttaaatacaaaaatgcaTTTATGAAACCATAATATATACTTGATCCAAAATCATTCATCAtaatacaatttaaaaaatattaaaacaattacaatgttaaaaactaaaaatttaatttttttttactgtaaTGTATCAGAAAAATCATGTGTATATAggtaaatttacaaaaaaacttcaaattatatatatgtttgataAGTGTAAAAATTCAagatattacatttttttcttcatattaaTGACTTCTTCGTAAGTCGAAAGATATCTGTTATAACaaattttaccttttcttaaatttaattttttcaaattttttaacttttttatggtaataaataattcctGATATAAGAGTTATACCAAATATAAAGAAGAGTACgcaatatattagaaaatcaaaaaacggtgttatataaaaatcagTAGTACCACTTCCCCTACTTTTTGGTACTGAATACTTGAAAAACGAGCCTACAGCGGTTTCCAAATAAAAGTGAAAATTCTTCATTAGATCCTTACCTAATGAAAATCTCAATAACTTATATAACCCCCTCCTAAGGCCACAATTACAAGTAAAATCTAATATTAGTCCTAATGAgaacaataaaaacaatacTAAAGGCAAAGCAAACCGTaatctgtattttttaattattacttttttgtaCAACTTATCACTAATTGTTCTgttgtttttaagaaaatcctGATAATCAAGTTCCTTGAATATCTTTTTCTCCATatgagaatatttttttgtttcaaacgtacaagttttatttttcatatgttttttatgaCCTCTTGTATTTCCTGGTGAACTTCCATTTGACTGCTTCATTTGTGTTTTCACACtttcttcattattacatatatcgTTTCTAATATTTAATCCAATATTTGgtatttcttcttttgtacatataaaatttaaatccATATTATGTGTATACTTTCCTAGTAATCTAtaattccttatttttagtattttcTTAATCTCGCAGTACTTATCCAATGATATATTGAAcattttctaaaataataatatgtaaatatttgttatataatagtataaataagcgagaagtaaaaaaaagtattaacaaaaaaaacagaaaaatattagtattttgaatatccttaaataatattatcatacaaCATCAATGTAAAAATGACATATCCAAGATAAAAGGATGAAcccaaaaaaattaataaatatgattgtcttctgtttttttcccattataTAGATACTTAGTATTACAATTTAATCAATATAAAgaagttaataatattataatatacatctaataataaaaagcaaaattctttttaaaattttttttttatcattgcTCCTTAAgtacgtaaaaaatatacatagcTATAATATACTTCAAAACATCTatgatacaaaaataaatttaaaatgtattgtataatatttatcatagtcataattaagaaaaactaactttttttaaaaagaaataatttgaattaactaataaatatttataatatctaatctaattattaatataggaaactaattatataataatttatttgttgttttcttaataaattctgaaataaatacttaaatactttttatatttgaatatttattttatatagtatatagaatgtagagaatacatatattatatattcctgtatatattaaaataattacttaTGTTAAGAAAGCTATAccatattaaatttaaattttataatatttattttataaaaagttcTAATTTTGAATGAAATAttgattattataataatacaataatagaaataatgaagaaaataaatatttttttaatttaattataaaaaatgcattaatTCATCCCTAAGTAgacacaatttttttttagtgtataatatttttttaaaggaaatATCTAGCGATCTACCtaatatatgaagaaatatatattctaaaaacaaataaggagtaattttttattgttttactATAATTCCTTAATATTGCTCCTTTAATtaagtttaatttatatcaCTGTTTCTGAATTAGAAATCCCTACattaatttacataattttatatattctctattaattaattatatatatttagaaaaaatatgaaataagaaaaaaaaaaaaaaagaaactagAATCAAAAATGGTAtagaaatattacaaataattttattaatttaaaaatatataaaatgaagtaaatttacaaataattatagtatatgcatgatgtaatatatacataagaaatgaaaatgaataacaatatattttactaatatatatggttttgtaatttttctgcttataattttagaaggaatatatattttttttatttattcttttaaagatacataatataaggaacatatttttttggcGATGCATAATCGATCGACGCCAATATATAagtgaataatattttatgaaaaatactattaaaatcataaatatattattcctaCAATATGTTGTTCGTTCTATGATTTTTCGAAGAgaatgataattttaaaattattgtatatataccaaaaattatattaatcctgtaaaatataacattataatattctCCTTAACAAGTATTTTTTTcgaattataattaaaaatttaaaaaagaaaacaaatagctaaatttataacattatttttaaattatataaatttgcataattatatttgtattattttaatgtatatctAATCTACTTCTTACAAGAATGATAAAGAATCTTATTTAGCTTCATTTAGTTTTTCGCACAATTTTTTTGTCTTAGTTTTTTACAAGTAATATTACTACATAAAGAATATGATAacctatttttaatataacctattttttatatttacaaaaatataaatataaataaactatgtaatttattttctctaaAAATTAATCTATAAATACGCTTTCTCAGTTTTAGAAGAACTGcttatttctaaatattcaaaatatataattcaatatAGTACagaaattaaatattcttatataattcttttaaaaaaaaaaaaaaaagaaaaaacatatatatattatttaatatttcattatattatatatattttaaatgtaaaatgtatacatCATAGATTacgtattatattatatattaagaaactcatttcaaattttaataagtttttcttattaataatactaattttgtaaatactatattttagaacaaatgtttattattattaaaaaatattcattatcaTAACAGCaagatagtaataatagtgattta
Above is a window of Plasmodium malariae genome assembly, contig: PmUG01_00_20, whole genome shotgun sequence DNA encoding:
- the PmUG01_00039900 gene encoding fam-l protein — translated: MGKKQKTIIFINFFGFILLSWICHFYIDVKMFNISLDKYCEIKKILKIRNYRLLGKYTHNMDLNFICTKEEIPNIGLNIRNDICNNEESVKTQMKQSNGSSPGNTRGHKKHMKNKTCTFETKKYSHMEKKIFKELDYQDFLKNNRTISDKLYKKVIIKKYRLRFALPLVLFLLFSLGLILDFTCNCGLRRGLYKLLRFSLGKDLMKNFHFYLETAVGSFFKYSVPKSRGSGTTDFYITPFFDFLIYCVLFFIFGITLISGIIYYHKKVKKFEKIKFKKR